The following are encoded together in the Primulina tabacum isolate GXHZ01 chromosome 18, ASM2559414v2, whole genome shotgun sequence genome:
- the LOC142533485 gene encoding uncharacterized protein LOC142533485, producing MEADFWRQKAACHWLEDGERNTKLFHNMVKKKRVANKIFRIWDNGVCLTSPELIQQSGASFFQHLLTGDPSALASPDFSGFPSVISAVENEGIVATPSLEEVRATVFSIHPDSVAGPDGFSSAFFQHCWEIVHQDVFDAVLDFFRGSPLPQGFTATTITLIPKVAGAHAWSDFRPISLCNVTNKIISKLLYSRLRVVAERLISPNQSGFVPGRMISDNILLAQELTHSLTLPTRGGNVILKLDMAKAYDRVQWPFLFEVLRHFGFSQRVVEMVSACISHCHFSVNINGSLSGFFGSTRGLRQGDPLSPMLFILGAEYLSRGLDRLYLQHPELRYRSGCDILISHLAYADDVIIFANGGSRSLRRLMGLLHHYENCSGQLVNAVKSSVILPPRCSERLRSRILRITRKLEGWEIRTLSPGSRITLIRSVLLSMPIYLFQVVQPPLAVMEKLELVFNAFLWGSRTLEKKWHWAKWSRACLPVMEGGLGFRRLKDLVDSFSIKLWFRFRQGSSLWARFLLRKYCQMDAPASVLPRGLISPTWRRLLRIRPRAEPGIRWRVGLGDVSFWDDIWFGDTALSSQCEVRGGRAVRIFHFLSEGAWDFDLLCAVVAPSVAEAITLTPIAFGEPDLALWIHSSDGAFSIRSAWELVRLRDPVSDILTPCWGRWLRPTMSFFLWRFWHQWLPLDDMLQRRGFELASRCQCCDMSETFTHVFIDGPIARYVWHFFGAIFRVRIPCTGDLRLFLSAWKRNLHWAPGGHVKEFLPFIVLWFLWMARNDAKHRQLRISGETVKSQILSYLRLAHAAFIVKPKHWLGAFEAARSLGIFVAFQRTHRLAIVRWLCPPPGCFKLNVDGSSRGNPGESSVGGVVRDSSGRVVLSFSEFIGVGTNVRAELWAVWRGLLICSDLGLFPLWVETDSQISLQILRSRRCHWDLHHTVTRILFLLRGRAVHFSHIFREGNSVADALAARAHTIRVLSLWSALFLWIWVDSRTFSIGAFIWTTLFSGGRSLQASPWPPLSIFCVLLPGFMVALDDLSQWFLWPRAPFMSVFICSLLLLRALVALHVISWLPLISTFQSRLDL from the exons atggaggcggatttttggagaCAGAAAGCTGCTTGCCACtggttagaggatggtgagaggaacaccaaactctttcacAACATGGTGAAGAAGAAAAGGGTGGCGAATAAGATTTTCCGCATCTGGGATAATGGGGTAtgcctgacgtctcctgagTTGATTCAGCAGTCGGGAGCCTCGTTTTTCCAGCATTTGCTTACTGGTGACCCCTCTGCGCTTGCgagtcctgatttttcgggctTCCCCTCCGTTATCTCTGCTGTGGAGAATGAGGGTATTGTTGCGACCCCTTCTTTGGAGGAGGTTCGTGCGACCGTCTTCTCCATACATCCTGATAGTGTGGCTGGGCCTGATGGCTTCTCCTCggcgttctttcagcattgtTGGGAGATTgttcatcaggatgtttttgatgcTGTCCTGGATTTTTTCAGGGGTTCTCCCCTCCCCCAGGGTTTTACCGCCACCACAATCACTCTGATCCCCAAAGTCGCGGGTGCTCATGCTTGGTCGGACTTCCGTCCGATTAGTCTGTGCAATGTCACTAATAAGATCATCTCTAAGCTGTTGTACTCTCGGCTGAGGGTTGTGGCGGAGAGACTTATTTCaccgaatcagagtggcttcgttCCGGGTCGGATGATCTCCGATAATATTCTCCTAgcccaggagctcactcacagtCTCACTCTCCCCACTCGTGGCGGTAATGTTATcctgaagttggatatggccaaggcctatgaCAGGGTCCAGTGGCCTTTCCTCTTCGAGGTTTTGAGACACTTTGGTTTCTCGCAGCGGGTTGTGGAGATGGTCTCGGCTTGCATatctcattgtcatttctccgtgaacatCAATGGCTCTCTCTCGGGGTTCTTTGGTTCCACTAGAGGCCTCAGACAGGGCGATCCCTTGTCCCCCATgcttttcattttgggggcggagTACCTATCGCGCGGCCTTGACCGCctctacctgcagcatcctgAGCTCAGGTACCGCTCTGGTTGTGATATCCTGATTTCCCATCTGGCTTAtgctgatgatgtcattattttcgccaatggtgggtctcgtAGTTTGCGGCGCCTTATGGGTTTACTGCATCATTATGAGAATTGTTCGGGTCAGCTGGTGAACGCTGTCAAAAGTTCTGTTATCTTGCCTCCGAGGTGTTCTGAGCGACTTCGCTCTCGGATTTTGCGCATCACCAG gaagttagagggttgggagatcCGGACGCTCTCTCCGGGTAGCCGCATAACCCTTATCCGCAGTgtgctcctctccatgccgatttatctgtttcaggtggtACAGCCACCGcttgctgtcatggagaagcttgagcTGGTTTTCAACGCTTTTCTCTGGGGGTCGCGGACACTGGAGAAGAAATGGCACTGGGCCAAGTGGTCTCGAGCCTGTCTCCCAGTGATGGAGGGtggtcttggcttccgcagattgaaagatctggtGGATAGCTTTTCTATTAAGTTGTGGTTCCGGTTTCGGCAGGGCTCCTCTCTctgggcgagattccttttACGGAAGTATTGCCAGATGGATGCTCCTGCCTCTGTTCTCCCTCGTGGTTTAATATCCCCCACCTGGCGTCGTCTCCTACGGATCAGACCTCGCGCCGAGCCCGGCATTCGCTGGCGCGTTGGCCTTGGAGACGTGTCCTTTTGGGATGACATATGGTTTGGGGATACTGCTCTGTCCAGCCAGTGTGAGGTCCGTGGGGGCCGTGCTGTTCGGATTTTTCACTTTTTGTCTGAGGGGGCTTgggatttcgatcttctttgcgCTGTGGTGGCCCCTTCTGTTGCTGAGGCGATTACCTTGACCCCGATTGCCTTTGGCGAGCCTGATTTGGCGCTTTGGATTCACAGTTCTGACGGTGCTTTTTCGATTAGGTCTGCTTGGGAGCTTGTCCGATTGAGAGACCCTGTTTCTGATATCTTGACTCCTTGTTGGGGCCGTTGGTTGAGGCCCACGATGTCTTTttttctttggagattttggcatcagtggctcccgtTGGATGATATGCTCCAACGTCGTGGCTTTGAGTTGGCTTCTCGAtgccagtgttgtgatatgtcggAGACATTTACACATGTCTTCATTGATGGCCCGATAGCCCGTTATGTCTGGCATTTCTTTGGGGCCATATTTCGTGTCCGGATCCCCTGCACAGGGGATCTCAGGTTGTTCCTTAGCGCTTGGAAGAGAAATCTTCATTGGGCACCTGGGGGCCACGTCAAGGAGTTTCTGCCCTTCattgttttgtggtttctctggatGGCTCGTaatgatgcgaagcaccgtCAGTTGCGTATTTCTGGGGAGACTGTGaagtctcagattttgtcttatcTGCGTCTTGCCCATGCTGCTTTCATTGTTAAGCCCAAGCACTGGCTTGGTgcctttgaggcggcgagatcGCTGGGAATTTTTGTTGCCTTTCAGCGGACCCATAGGTTAGCGATTGTCCGGTGGCTCTGTCCACCACCTGGGTGCTTTAAGCTGAATGTTGATGGGAGTTCGAGGGGCAATCCTGGGGAGTCGTCTGTCGGTGGTGTTGTGCGTGATTCTTCTGGCAGAGTGGTGCTCTCCTTCAGCGAGTTTATCGGAGTCGGGACCAATGTCCGGGCggagctttgggcggtttggaggggcCTTCTTATCTGTTCCGATCTCGGTCTTTTTCCCCTTTGGGTTGAGACCGATTCTCAGATTTCTCTTCAGATCCTGCGTTCTCGTCGGTGCCATTGGGACCTTCATCATACAGTCACTCGGATTCTGTTTCTTTTGAGGGGGCGGGCGGTTCATTTTTCACATATTTTTCGGGAGGGaaattcggtggcggatgctttggcggcgagggctcatACCATTAGG GTACTGTCTCTTTGGAGtgctttgtttctttggatctGGGTGGACTCTCGCACCTTCTCCATTGGTGCTTTTATTTGGACCACCCTGTTCTCTGGCGGTCGCTctctgcaggcttctccttggCCGCCGCTTTCTATATTTTGTGTTCTCTTGCCGGGTTTTATGGTGGCTTTGGATGATCTCTCTCAGTGGTTTCTCTGGCCCAGAGCTCCATTCATGTCGGTATTTATATGTTCTCTGCTTTTGCTACGTGCATTGGTGGCTCTCCATGTTATCTCTTGGCTACCTCTTATATCAACGTTCCAGTCACGCTTGGATTTATGA